The DNA window TCGACCGGCTGTTCAGCGAAGGGCAGCGTGTGGGGCGGGACCAGATGAGTGACTGGTTCGACCGACAGACCGCGCAGTTCGGCGGTCAGGACGTGCTCAAGACGGTGCGTGACCTGATCGGGCACAGCGCGAGCTTCGACTACCAGCAGGCCAGCTCCCTGATTCCCCGGGTCGACCTGCCGGACCTGCTCCCCTTCTTCCGGCTCGCGCTGCGCCACAACAGCCGCCTGCTGCGCGAGGAGGGCGACCTCGTGAACTTCAAGACCCCGGAGGACTGGATGGGCATCGGGGTGCTGCGGGAGTACAAAAACCTCGCCTTCTTCCGGGGGGGCGACCGGGGGGACGTCGCTGGGGTCGGGCACAAGGTCGTGGACGCGGCCCTGCACCAAAGCCGCGGTTTGCAAGCCAACGTGGCACTGACGCAGTGGGCCGGGCTCGAGGCTCCCCTCTACGTGTTCCGGGTGGCGGACCGGGTGACCACCGGCCCCGGTGCCCGCCGCACCTTCATCGGTCGGCTGATGAGCGGGGAACCCCGCTGGCTGCGGGACTGGGAACTGCTGCAACTGCTCAACGAGCTCAAGGCCGGCCCGGACGCGGCGGCAGACCCCGGTTTGATGCAGGCCCTCGCCGACATGCTCGAAGACGAAACGCACGCCCTGACCGAACAGCTCCCGGATCTCAATCTCGACTACGCCGCGCCCTTGGTCGAGCCCTATGCCATTTTCGCTCCCCTCCCCCAGTAAGGAACCCATGCCTGTTGAAAGCTCTATCTGGAAACTCGGCCAGACCGTCGAGAAGGTTCCTTTCATCCCCCTGGCTCTGGAAAGCAAGCTGCAAGCGGCCTTGGAGCAGAACCTGGAGATCCCCGACCCCGGTCTCATGCTCGTCGGGCGGCAGGTCCGCACCGAGAACAACAAGTTCATTGACCTGCTCGCTGTGGACAGCGAAGGCCACCTGCACGTCATCGAACTCAAGCGGGGGCTGACGCCCCGGGACGTGGTGGCGCAGGCTCTGGACTACGCCGCCTGGGTGCGAAAGCTCGGCCGCGAGGACGTGCAGCGCATCTACGCCGAGAACCATGACGGGAAGGGATTCGACGACGGGTTTCGCGACTCTTTTGATGCGGCGTTGCCCGAGACATTGAATGCCTCGCATCAGCTCACCATCGTCGCGTCGGACATTGACCCGTCCACCGAGCGCATCGTTCAGTACCTCGTGGACTACGGCGTGCCGATCAATGTGGTGTTCTTCCGGCACTTCGCCGTTGGGCAGGACGAATTCCTGGTGCGGACGTGGCTGATCGACCCCGATGAAGCGGCTGAGCAGGTGGAGCGACGGGACAGTCAGAAAAAGCAGCAGCCCTGGAACGGCCAGGACTACTACGTGGTGTTCGGAGAGAGCACCCTGCGCCACTGGGACGACGCCGTAAGGTACGGGTTCCTGAGCGCAGGGAAGGGCCGCAAGTACAGCCGCACCCTGGAGGCGTTGCAGCCAGGACGCCGAGTCTCGGCCTACATCCCGAGGGTGGGGTATGTCGGGGTTGGCACGGTCACGACCGTCGCAACGCCGATCAAGGACTTCGTTTTCAAGGTGGGCGGCGATGTGCGTCCCGTCTCCTCACTGCCCTTCAGTGCCCCCGAAGCTCTCCATGATTTCGATGACCCGGAGCTTTCGGAATGGCTGGTGGGCGTCGAGTGGCAACAAACGGTGCCCAAGAGTGATGCCCTGACCGGCAGCTCCCTCTTCAGCAATCAGTACATCGTTTGCCGCCTGCGAGATCAGGGCACCCTCGAAGCCCTCGCCAAACACTTTCCTCAGGCTTTCCAAGAAGACAGCGCGTAAAGGAACATGCTCCTGCCCCTGACGGGAGAGCCTCGGGACGTCCTTAGCTGTGCCCGAGGGCCGACCAGCGCTCTATATCGCGTTTCAATTGCTGGCTGAAGGAGCGCCCCCACAGCGCGCGGTCCTTGTCCCGCAGGCTCAGCTCGCCGGGGACGGCGGCGTGGACCGCCGCGACGAATCGCTCGTAGCCCTCCCACAGCCGGTCGAAGTCGGTGCGGTCGGCGAGGTCAGCGAAGTCCCCCAGTTGCTCGCAGGCGCGGTAATCGTAGATGGTGAAGTCTTCAGGGCAGAAGACCGTGAGAATGGCCGTCGCCATCGGCAGCCGCAGCTGCCAGGCCTGAAGGAGCACTTTCAGTCTGGCCCTGTTGCCCTCAGCCTCCCGGACTTCCCCGACCAGCTGCCGCACCGCCGCGTCAAGGTCGGCGTTCCTGTTCATCAGCCGTGCCGCGACCCTCGACTTGGCCCGGTTGGATTTCCACACCACGATGCAGAAAAAGTCGAAGGTCGTGACCTCCTCGCCCTCAGCGAACTTGCGGGAGACGGTTTCAAAGAGGTAGCGCTCGAGATCGTAATACGCCAAATCGTCGGGGGCGGTCATACAACCTCCCTTGTCAGGCAAAGCGGTAACGGCTGATGCGGTCGTGTCGGCCAACCATTAAGTTGGTGCCTTCCCCATTAAAGGCCAACGTGAAGGCTCCCTCTCCGGGCTCTCCGACTTCCAGCAGTTCCTCCCCGGTCGGCAGGTGCCACAGCTTGACCACACCATCGGCGAAGGCGGTCGCCAACACCGGCAAGGTGGGGTGGAAAGCGACGGCGTACACATAGCGCCTGTTCCACTCAAAGCTGTGTTCCTCGCCCCAGGTCTCGGTGTTCCAGACACGGGCAGTCCGGTCTTCCGATGCCGTCGCGAGGTACCTCCCGTCGGGACTAAAGGTCACGTCCGTGAGTAGTCCTCCGTGTTGCAACGTCTTACGGCTTGTCCCAGACGTGGTGTCGTAGACGTGGACTATGCCCTCGGCAAACGCTGTCGCCAGACCCTGTCCATCTGGACTGAATGACAGCGCCACGATTTCACTGTCAGGCCCTTCGGCAGAAACCAGTTCCTTCCCGGTCTGGACCTCATAAAGTTTCGTGACGCCACCGCCATACGCCACCGCCACTCGGGCAGCGTCTGGAGAAAATGCCACCGCCTGAGCGTAACGATCATTCCAGCTGAAGGTCTGCACGGTGGTGCCATCCGACAGACGCCATACCCGTGCCGTCCGGTCCCGGGACCCAGAAGCGAGGAGGCCTTCACTGGGAGCCGCACACAGGTCCGAGACCGTCCGTGTATGGCCCTCCAGAAGGCCCTGCTGGCGCCCACTGGTACGGCCAAGAACCTCAATGTCCTGGTCAGAGGCGACGACGACCGAGGAACCGGCAAAAGCAATCACTTGGTTGCCCTCCCGGTGAATCGGATGTTCATTTTTGATCGTCAGTTGGATGCGGCTGGCACGGGAGTGAACTGTGGAAGTCACCTCAGGCTGCCGTGAAGCGGGAGGCGCCTCCCCGGAGGAAGGGGTGGGGGCCTGACCGATTGCGTTTTGCGCGTCCCTCACGACCTGATCCGACTCTTCCGAAGCACTGACCTGCTCGTCAATGATCGGCACGGTCAACAAGGCCGACAGCGTCTTGGCCAGACTGGCTGCCCTATAGAAGTGCTCCAAGACGACGTTGCCGTTCATGGCCGCCTCGTCAGCCTCACACTGCCGAATGGCTGCCCTGAGGCGGCGGACCAGTTCCGAGATGACGTGAGCCACCTCATCCATGCGCATCTCAATGCCATTGAGTTCTGTGCAGCGGCGCTTGACGTCCTCTCTATAAATCTCTACATCAGCGGCATACTTATGGGCGGCCGTCTTCGCTTCCTCACCCTTCTTCGCGACGATCAGAGACCCCACCAGGGCCGCAGGCGCCACGAAAAGGCCGCCAGCCACAACTGCTCCCAGCGCCATGCCCCCGCCGCCGGATGCAAGGGTGCCTCCCCCCAGCCACGCCAACAGGGCACTGTTGGCCGCCGCACCACTCAAGCCACTAATGGCTGCCCCTGTGCTGGCCGCCCCGAGAGCGGACACCGCACCCACGACACCGACGCCTGCGCCGACCCCCGCTGCACCAGCCTTCATGACCCCACTGGCGACCTCGAGGCTGGTCGTCCCAATTCCACGGAACTCCTCCAAGCTCTCGGGCGTCATGTTCAGCCTGAGGGTAAAGTCTTTGTCCGTGACGTTGGCGCGCTGCTTCTGACGCTCCCACAACCGTACGAAGTCGGCAATCACGCCCCCCAGCACGGCGATCTTCTGCTCTTCCAGTTCCTGAGCGTGCTGCTTCACCGCCAAGAGCCGCAACTCAAATTTCCGCTCTGCCGCCTTGGCCCGGGCAGTGGCGAGTTCCTGCGTTTCCTTGGCTTCCTTGAGGGCCAACCCCCCATCAATCCCCTTCTTGACTGCTCCTGCGGCGAGCGCTCCCACCGCCCAAATCAAGGGCAACGGCATCAGCAGCCTTCCTCGACCAAGCGCAAGCCTGCCGCGTTCCAGTCGAAGCCCTGCTGCACATGCTGCTCGAGGCGCTGGGCCATCGTCCGGCTCAGGCCCAGGCGGTCTGCGAGCCGCTCCAGCGTCTGAACCTCTTTGTCCGCCAGTTCCGCATCGAGCATCGCCAGAGTGGCTGCTTCGAGGTAGATGATTCTCTTGGCGGCGTCAGGGTAGTCCTCCAAGGTGTCCGGGCGCTGCGGCTGCACCAGCGTGCCCTCCAAGGCCTCTGCCGATAGCCCGAGGGACAATGCGTAGCGGTGGATCAGTTCGCGCTCCACCTCGAGGATCTGGCCGTCTGCGGCCGCGACTTCACAAAGGACTTGGACGAGGGTGTGTTTCTGCGCTGAATCGAGCAGGTCTGCAAACATGGTTGGCTCCTGGAATGGGGTGACGTCAGAGCTCGAGCACGAAATCCGGGTTGTTAAGCTGCTGCTGGAACTCGGCCAAATCCTTGAAGGGACTGGATTTGGCCAGATCGAGAATTCCCGACAGCATCAGTTGCATGCCCTTGAGGTCCCCACGTTCCTGCGCGGCGTCGAGGGCATCAAACATCCGATCAAAGTTCTCCCGGCGCTCGTCAAAGGTCCGTTCCAGGTAGATCTCCATCACTCGCCGCGTCGAGGTGATCTGCTCGACGGTGGCCTGACGCCAGGCATCAATGTGGGCACGCTTGGTGGCTTCCACCTGGGCCGTCTTGGCGTAGTCCACGAAGGCTTCACTGATGTGTTGAGCGGCGGCCAGCGCTGCCTGAGCGGTGACTGCGCCTCCAGCACCGCCCGTGAACATCCCCACGCCAAGACTCACCAGATCGACGTTGCCGGAGGGAGGTCCATCTGCCCGCGGCCGCACGTCTTGCACCTGAAGGTCTGGGGAGTCGACCTCCGCCGGAGCATCTGGGTTGACCGCCACGGCGGACTGGGCCGCCTCCAGCACCTTTTGGATCGCTCCTCGCTGGGCTTCCTCGAGAAAGTGCCGACGGTCTTCCTCCGTGGCCAGACGGCTGGCCAGTTGGACGCCCATGCCACTCAAGGAGTTCAGGGTGCCGAGGAGCTGCTGCGCTGTGGCGATGCGGTGATCTGTGGGGCTGCTCATGGTGACTCTCCTGAGGGGATGCGTAGAGGGCAAAGCTGGGACGTCCTGCCGTGCCCCCAGTTTCTCCCCCCGGCGCCCTCATCTGTGCCGCATTTGTGGTGGGTTCTGCACCCCCAGGTAGGGGGGCTGTACCCATCTCTGAGGTTGATGGGGTAGCGGGAGCAAGTAGCTCAGGCTTGGCTCGGGCCTGAGGTTCTCAAACCATGAGGGCCACCTGCCTGCGCGTTCAGTGTCAGTGGCTCGTCGCCTGCCCTAGCAAACGGCAACGTCGCAACTTGGGGCCCGCCTCCCCCCTGTTCGCACTACCCTGGAGGGCAATGATCACCGGCGAAGTTAAGAACAAGGTCGATGCCGTCTGGAACGCGTTCTGGGCGGGCGGCATCAGCAACCCTCTGGAAGTGGTCGAGCAACTTACCTACCTGCTGTTCCTTAAGGGCCTGGACGAGACGCACACCGCCCGCGAGGCCCGCGCCACCCGCCTCGGGGAGCCGATCGAAAATCCCGTCTTCACCGATCAGATGCACGAGTACCGCTGGAAGAACTTCAAGCACCTCGGGGCACCGGCCATGTACCGGGTGCTCACCGAGACGATCTTTCCCTGGATGCGGCAGCTCGGCGGCGAGCACAGCGCGTTTGCCAAGCACATGCGGGACGCCCGCTTTACCCTGCCGCCCGAGAAGGCGGGGGTGCTGGCCCGGGTGGTGGACGGCCTCGACAAGATTCCCATGCAGGACCGGGACACCAAAGGTGACCTGTACGAGTACCTGCTGAGCAAACTCGCCACCGCCGGGCAGAACGGTCAATTCCGCACGCCCCGGCACATTATCCGGATGATGGTGGACCTGATGCGCCCCAAGCCGCAGGACACCATCTGCGACCCGGCCTGCGGCACAGCGGGCTTTCTGGTGGGCAGCGAGGAATACCTGCGCGAGCATTACGAGACCGAGATCTACAGCGACCCCGCGCTGAAACAGCACTTCGAGAACGCCGCCTTCCACGGCTTCGACTTCGACCACACCATGCTGCGCGTGGCGGCCATGAACATGCTGCTGCACGGCATTCCCAACCCGGACATCCGCAACAAGGATTCCTTGAGCAGCGACCACAGCGAGGACAGCGACCTCTACACCTTGATTCTCGCCAACCCGCCCTTCAAGGGCAGCCTGGACGAGAACAGCGTCGCCAAGGACCTCACCAGCATCGTCAAGACGAAGAAGACCGAACTGCTGTTCCTGGCCCTGTTCTTGCGACTGCTCAAGCCGGGTGGGCGGGCCGCCGTGATCGTGCCCGACGGCGTGCTGTTCGGCAGCAGCAAGGCGCACCGGCAGATTCGGGAAACCCTCGTGGAAGGGCACAAGCTCGACGGCATCATCAGCCTGCCGAGCGGCGTGTTCCGGCCCTACGCGGGCGTGTCCACCGCGATCATGATCTTTACCAAGACGGGACGCGGCGGCACGGGTGACGTGTGGTTCTACGACATGAAGGCCGACGGCTACACGCTGGACGACAAGCGCAACCCCACCGCCGAGAACGACATCCCCGACATCGTTCACCGCTGGCACCACCGGGATGAGGAACGGACGCGGCAGCGCACCGACCAGAGCTTCTTCGTGCCCAAGGCGGAGATCAAGGCCAACGGGTACGACCTGAGCATCAACCGGTACAAGGA is part of the Deinococcus sp. HSC-46F16 genome and encodes:
- a CDS encoding WD40 repeat domain-containing protein → MPLPLIWAVGALAAGAVKKGIDGGLALKEAKETQELATARAKAAERKFELRLLAVKQHAQELEEQKIAVLGGVIADFVRLWERQKQRANVTDKDFTLRLNMTPESLEEFRGIGTTSLEVASGVMKAGAAGVGAGVGVVGAVSALGAASTGAAISGLSGAAANSALLAWLGGGTLASGGGGMALGAVVAGGLFVAPAALVGSLIVAKKGEEAKTAAHKYAADVEIYREDVKRRCTELNGIEMRMDEVAHVISELVRRLRAAIRQCEADEAAMNGNVVLEHFYRAASLAKTLSALLTVPIIDEQVSASEESDQVVRDAQNAIGQAPTPSSGEAPPASRQPEVTSTVHSRASRIQLTIKNEHPIHREGNQVIAFAGSSVVVASDQDIEVLGRTSGRQQGLLEGHTRTVSDLCAAPSEGLLASGSRDRTARVWRLSDGTTVQTFSWNDRYAQAVAFSPDAARVAVAYGGGVTKLYEVQTGKELVSAEGPDSEIVALSFSPDGQGLATAFAEGIVHVYDTTSGTSRKTLQHGGLLTDVTFSPDGRYLATASEDRTARVWNTETWGEEHSFEWNRRYVYAVAFHPTLPVLATAFADGVVKLWHLPTGEELLEVGEPGEGAFTLAFNGEGTNLMVGRHDRISRYRFA
- a CDS encoding TerB family tellurite resistance protein; protein product: MFADLLDSAQKHTLVQVLCEVAAADGQILEVERELIHRYALSLGLSAEALEGTLVQPQRPDTLEDYPDAAKRIIYLEAATLAMLDAELADKEVQTLERLADRLGLSRTMAQRLEQHVQQGFDWNAAGLRLVEEGC
- a CDS encoding class I SAM-dependent DNA methyltransferase is translated as MITGEVKNKVDAVWNAFWAGGISNPLEVVEQLTYLLFLKGLDETHTAREARATRLGEPIENPVFTDQMHEYRWKNFKHLGAPAMYRVLTETIFPWMRQLGGEHSAFAKHMRDARFTLPPEKAGVLARVVDGLDKIPMQDRDTKGDLYEYLLSKLATAGQNGQFRTPRHIIRMMVDLMRPKPQDTICDPACGTAGFLVGSEEYLREHYETEIYSDPALKQHFENAAFHGFDFDHTMLRVAAMNMLLHGIPNPDIRNKDSLSSDHSEDSDLYTLILANPPFKGSLDENSVAKDLTSIVKTKKTELLFLALFLRLLKPGGRAAVIVPDGVLFGSSKAHRQIRETLVEGHKLDGIISLPSGVFRPYAGVSTAIMIFTKTGRGGTGDVWFYDMKADGYTLDDKRNPTAENDIPDIVHRWHHRDEERTRQRTDQSFFVPKAEIKANGYDLSINRYKETQHEAVEYDAPEKILDDLDALEAEIQAGLKRLREMLA